Part of the Sinorhizobium terangae genome is shown below.
TCAAGCCCGAGGATCGCACCCGCCTGGAAACCGGTCTCAAGGAACGCGGCATTCCGCTGCCGCTCGTCGCCAAGATGAAGCCGTGGATGATTGCAAGTTTCGTGGCGCTTCCGGCCTGCGAGATCTCGCGCAAGGCCGGCGGCGCGTCCTTCCTCGACAAGAAGCTGGCGGAGGACGCCATCAGGGAAGGGAAGGCGCTGAAGGGCCTGGAGACGCTGGTCGAGCAGCTTTCGGCAATGGACTCGCTGCCCGTCGAGCTCCACCTGCAGGCGCTGATCGAGACGCTGGCGCTCGGCAAGACGATTGACGATGTCATGACGACGACGACTGATCTCTATCTCTCCGGCGACACCGGAATGATCATGCCGATGATGAAGTCCGTGTCCTTGCAGACTGCGGCAAAAGACTTTGGTTTTGCCGATTTCGAGCAGCGCATCATCATCGACCGCAACAAGATCATGGCGACACGTGCCGAACCGATCCTGAAGGGCGGCAACGCCTTCATGGCCGTTGGTGCGCTGCACCTCTCCGGCGCGGAAGGCCTGGTCGAGCTCCTGCGTCAACGCGGTTTCACCGTCACGCCGGTAAACTAGAGCGGGATGAGGAAAAGTGTGTGCGGTTTTCCGCTCGCATCCCGCGTCTCATCTCATTAGAGATCACGTTCAACGTCGTTCGTTAAGCCCGGCCAACAATGCCGGGACGATCGTCTTGTGGAAAGGCGTGACGACCGCGAGATAGATGCGGCCGAAAAGATTCCGGCGACGCACCAGAGTCGTGACACTGACCACCTGGCTGTCGGCCGGACCATCACGGACGTCCACGACAACGCGAAAATCCAGATGCCGGTCGTCGAAGCCGAGAACGGCCTTGCGCTCGTCGTCGAGCAAAACCGGAAAGAACCCGATCAAGCCGCGATCCGCGGCGGGTGCAGCGGTCTTCAGCCCGACGGGCGAGACGATGCGGTTGCGAAGTACCAGAAGCGCTCGGACCCAGGCCGGCAAGCGGCCGAGCATGCGCCGGGCCGCCTCGCCCGCCGTCAGCCGCTCGTTCAAAATGAGAAGCTCGTAGCGATCCGCCCAGTCGGCTTCGGGCAGCAATGCGTTCGGAAGATGGGCGGCGACGCTTCGCGGTCTCATGAGCGATCCTCATATCGGCTCGCCCATGTTCGCGTCCCGTGGCGGTGATTAGCAGGGGGCCGCTTGTCGCAGACCCCGGGCCAATTGTCACATGTGGATCGGCTTGAAGAAGGTGGCGAGCGCCGCTTCCTTGACTGCTTCCGACATCGTCGGATGGGCATGGCAGGTGCGGCCGAGGTCTTCCGACGAACCGCCGAATTCCATCAGCACCGCGATCTCGTGGATCATCTCGCCGGCGCCGAAGCCGATGATATGGCCGCCGAGCACGCGGTCGGTTTCCTTATCGGCGAGGATCTTGACGAAACCATCCGTCTGGAGCATCGCGCGGGCACGGCCATTGGCGGTGAAGGGGAACTTGCCGACCTTGTAGGCGACGCCCGCAGCCTTCAGCTCCTCCTCGGTCTTGCCGACGGAAGCGACCTCCGGTTGGGTATAGACGACGCCCGGAATGACGTCGTAGTTCACGTGACCGGCCTGCCCGGCGATGATTTCCGCCACGGCCACGCCCTCGTCCTCCGCCTTGTGAGCAAGCATCGGACCGCGCACGACGTCGCCGATCGCGTAGACTCCGGTCAGGCTCGTCTGGAAGTGACGGTCGATCTCGACCCGGCCACGCGAGTCGAGCACGACGCCCGCCTTGGCAAGGCCCATATTCTCCGTGCACGGCTTGCGGCCGGTCGCGACCAGGACGACGTCCGCATCGAGCGCGGTGGCTTCACCGCCCTTAACAGGCTCGAAGGTGACCCTCGCGCCACTGCCGGGCTTCGCAACGCCGGTCACTTTCGCGCCGAGCTTGATGTCGATGCCTTGCTTCGTCAGCATCCGCTGGAGCTGCTTGGCCACCTCGCCGTCCATGCCGCCGAGGATCGTGTCGAGGAACTCGACCACGGTCACCTTGGCGCCGAGACGCGCCCAGACCGAGCCGAGCTCGAGGCCGATGACGCCGCCGCCGACGACGATCATGCTCTCAGGAACCTTTTCCAGTTTGAGCGCGCCGTCCGACGAAATGATGACCTTCTCATCGAACTCGAACTCGACGCCCGGAATGCCGGCGACGTCGGATCCGGTGGCGATGACGATGTTCTTCGCTTCGAGGACCTGTTCCTCGCCCTTGTCGTTGGTGACGGAAACCTTGCCTTGGCCCAGAACCTTGCCCAGGCCCTGGAAGCCGTCGATCTTGTTCTTCTTGAAGAGAAAGGCAACGCCGTCGACATTCGACTTAACGGTCGCGTCCTTGTGGGCCATCATCTTTTCGAGATTGAGCTTCGGGCTTGCGACCTCCACGCCCAGCGCGTCGAGACCGTGCTGTGCGTGATGGAACATCTCGGAAGCATGCAGCAGCGCCTTGGAGGGGATGCAGCCGACGTTGAGGCAGGTGCCGCCATAGGTGCTGCGCTTTTCGACCACGGCAACCTTCATGCCCAGCTGCGCCGCCTTGATGGCGCAGACATAGCCGCCGGGTCCGCTTCCGATAACGATGAGATCATAAGCCATTTGATAATCCTTGTTTCAGGGCGGCTACCGGCCGCCGCTGACGTTGAGAATTGCTCCCGTCACATAGGTCGCCTTATCCGACAGGAGATAGAGAATTGCATCGGCAACCTCGCCGGTCGTGCCGGGGCGTTGCGCAGGGATCGAGGGCGCCATGTCGCGGGCGCGGTCCGGCAGTCCGCC
Proteins encoded:
- a CDS encoding TraB/GumN family protein, with product MMTFPISIPVRNLADRLADSALWLIASLNLLVLASLIAALLSISDARAAEESACGGSNILTGLEQSDPTRLAALRQEADAVPNGKGLLWKIEAQGSAPSWLLGTMHVTDPRVLAMPEGAADAFAKAAIVIVESDEIVDDKKAAAAIMMRPDLTMFAGDKTINDFLKPEDRTRLETGLKERGIPLPLVAKMKPWMIASFVALPACEISRKAGGASFLDKKLAEDAIREGKALKGLETLVEQLSAMDSLPVELHLQALIETLALGKTIDDVMTTTTDLYLSGDTGMIMPMMKSVSLQTAAKDFGFADFEQRIIIDRNKIMATRAEPILKGGNAFMAVGALHLSGAEGLVELLRQRGFTVTPVN
- a CDS encoding DUF2867 domain-containing protein; this translates as MRPRSVAAHLPNALLPEADWADRYELLILNERLTAGEAARRMLGRLPAWVRALLVLRNRIVSPVGLKTAAPAADRGLIGFFPVLLDDERKAVLGFDDRHLDFRVVVDVRDGPADSQVVSVTTLVRRRNLFGRIYLAVVTPFHKTIVPALLAGLNERR
- the lpdA gene encoding dihydrolipoyl dehydrogenase, translating into MAYDLIVIGSGPGGYVCAIKAAQLGMKVAVVEKRSTYGGTCLNVGCIPSKALLHASEMFHHAQHGLDALGVEVASPKLNLEKMMAHKDATVKSNVDGVAFLFKKNKIDGFQGLGKVLGQGKVSVTNDKGEEQVLEAKNIVIATGSDVAGIPGVEFEFDEKVIISSDGALKLEKVPESMIVVGGGVIGLELGSVWARLGAKVTVVEFLDTILGGMDGEVAKQLQRMLTKQGIDIKLGAKVTGVAKPGSGARVTFEPVKGGEATALDADVVLVATGRKPCTENMGLAKAGVVLDSRGRVEIDRHFQTSLTGVYAIGDVVRGPMLAHKAEDEGVAVAEIIAGQAGHVNYDVIPGVVYTQPEVASVGKTEEELKAAGVAYKVGKFPFTANGRARAMLQTDGFVKILADKETDRVLGGHIIGFGAGEMIHEIAVLMEFGGSSEDLGRTCHAHPTMSEAVKEAALATFFKPIHM